From the Halalkalicoccus sp. CGA53 genome, one window contains:
- a CDS encoding enoyl-CoA hydratase/isomerase family protein gives MAGTLSVERDGPVATITVDNPESLNALDLETLRALEDALDETTDARAVVLTGAGERAFVAGADISYMGELSVAEAMEYAELGHRVCDAIETHPAPVVAAVNGYAFGGGAELALACDLRIASENAVIGQTEIELGIVPGWGGTQRLSRIVGDPVARRMVFLGERLDAESAAAVGLVGEVVAQEELDSVVAKLANRLAAQPRFALSAAKEALNQVHEMPQSAGLAYERRLWSGLFGTYDQREGMAAFVEKRDPEFE, from the coding sequence ATGGCAGGTACCCTTTCGGTCGAGCGTGACGGCCCGGTCGCGACGATCACCGTGGACAACCCCGAGAGCCTGAACGCGCTCGACCTGGAGACGCTCCGCGCGCTCGAAGACGCGCTAGACGAGACGACGGACGCCCGCGCTGTCGTCCTCACCGGTGCGGGCGAGAGGGCGTTCGTCGCCGGAGCGGACATCTCCTACATGGGCGAGCTCTCGGTCGCGGAGGCGATGGAGTACGCCGAACTCGGCCACCGGGTCTGCGACGCGATCGAGACCCATCCAGCACCCGTCGTTGCCGCGGTGAACGGCTACGCCTTCGGCGGGGGTGCGGAGCTCGCGCTCGCCTGCGATCTCCGGATCGCGAGCGAGAACGCCGTCATCGGCCAGACCGAGATCGAACTCGGGATCGTTCCCGGCTGGGGCGGCACCCAGCGGCTCTCGCGGATCGTCGGCGATCCGGTAGCGAGGAGGATGGTCTTTCTCGGCGAGCGCCTCGACGCCGAGTCGGCTGCGGCGGTCGGTCTCGTGGGCGAGGTCGTCGCCCAGGAGGAGCTCGATTCGGTCGTCGCGAAGCTCGCGAACCGGCTCGCGGCACAGCCGCGGTTCGCGCTCAGCGCCGCGAAGGAAGCGCTCAACCAGGTCCACGAGATGCCCCAGTCGGCGGGGCTGGCCTACGAACGCCGCCTCTGGAGCGGGCTGTTCGGCACCTACGACCAGCGCGAGGGGATGGCGGCGTTCGTCGAGAAGCGCGACCCGGAGTTCGAGTGA